One segment of Streptomyces sp. XD-27 DNA contains the following:
- a CDS encoding N-acetylmuramoyl-L-alanine amidase produces MWPRRLTRAVALVPLALLVTWDAPERWTPEPRQPHEAAARPAAPRPAIVGRASWHADETAVREKPRYAGSVAAVFVHHTDHPHDYDCRADVPGMLRAMQDDHTHGEGWDDLGYNFVVDRCGTIYEGRAGGVDRAVVGAHTKGFNTGSTGIAALGHFGAGEEVPRPMLEAIAALAAWKLRPGADPRGRVRMVSTNDASRYPKGTSVELDVIAGHRDGYETDCPGGALYGRLPWLREEAARLRSP; encoded by the coding sequence ATGTGGCCCCGCAGGCTGACGCGGGCGGTGGCGCTGGTGCCGCTGGCCCTGCTGGTGACGTGGGACGCTCCGGAACGCTGGACGCCGGAGCCGCGGCAGCCGCACGAGGCCGCGGCCCGCCCGGCGGCACCGCGGCCCGCCATCGTGGGCCGGGCGTCGTGGCACGCGGACGAGACGGCGGTGCGGGAGAAGCCGAGGTACGCCGGATCCGTGGCGGCGGTGTTCGTGCACCACACCGATCATCCCCATGATTACGACTGCCGCGCGGACGTGCCCGGGATGCTGCGGGCCATGCAGGACGACCACACCCACGGCGAGGGGTGGGACGACCTGGGCTACAACTTCGTCGTCGACCGGTGCGGGACGATCTACGAGGGGCGCGCCGGCGGGGTGGACCGGGCGGTGGTGGGGGCGCACACGAAGGGCTTCAACACCGGGAGCACCGGGATAGCGGCGCTGGGGCACTTCGGCGCGGGCGAGGAGGTGCCGCGCCCCATGCTGGAGGCGATCGCCGCCCTGGCGGCGTGGAAGCTGCGGCCGGGCGCGGACCCGCGGGGGCGGGTGCGCATGGTGTCGACCAATGACGCGAGCCGGTACCCGAAGGGGACGTCCGTGGAGCTCGATGTGATCGCGGGCCATCGGGACGGGTACGAGACGGACTGCCCGGGCGGGGCGCTGTACGGGAGGCTGCCCTGGCTGCGGGAGGAGGCGGCCCGGCTGCGGTCCCCGTGA